Proteins encoded together in one Thermoplasmatales archaeon BRNA1 window:
- a CDS encoding putative kinase (galactokinase and mevalonate kinase -like protein) has protein sequence MTEIVRARAPLRIGLAGGGTDVNPYASERGGYVFNTTINKYAFSTLKPRRDKNMSVTSEYYGRYKAPLDGGPLPLDGNMDLIKAVANYFFDSRGFEPQGFDLSIRSDVPAGSGLGGSSTMIVSMIEALANWLDVDMSKVEMAQLAYHLEREVIGLKGGMQDQYAAVFGGFNSLKIDKNGVNVLPAHLSQDIVNELQCRSVMCFTGMTHDSAAIIETQVKTYREGKNDDALDKAKDIAIRFRSSLRHGDIDDCGRLLGESWEYKKRFSNKISNPEIDDLYNAAVKAGAIGGKVSGAGGGGFMYFICGYDKKPAVTKALAAAGATISNFMFEPNGVTSWRSNYD, from the coding sequence ATGACAGAGATCGTCAGGGCAAGGGCGCCCCTGCGTATCGGACTCGCGGGCGGCGGCACCGATGTCAACCCGTACGCCTCCGAGAGAGGGGGATATGTTTTCAACACCACGATTAACAAATACGCGTTCAGTACGCTGAAACCCCGCCGCGACAAGAACATGTCCGTCACCTCGGAGTACTACGGGCGTTACAAGGCACCCCTGGACGGAGGCCCTCTGCCGCTCGACGGGAACATGGACCTCATCAAGGCCGTTGCCAACTACTTCTTCGACAGCAGGGGGTTCGAGCCCCAGGGGTTCGACCTATCCATCCGTTCCGACGTTCCCGCAGGTTCCGGTCTGGGCGGTTCTTCCACCATGATCGTCTCCATGATCGAGGCCCTCGCCAACTGGCTGGATGTCGACATGTCCAAGGTGGAGATGGCCCAGCTCGCCTATCATCTCGAGAGGGAGGTCATCGGACTCAAGGGGGGCATGCAGGACCAGTATGCGGCCGTCTTCGGAGGGTTCAACTCCCTCAAGATCGACAAGAACGGCGTGAACGTCCTTCCCGCGCACCTTTCCCAGGATATCGTCAACGAGCTCCAGTGCCGCTCGGTCATGTGCTTCACCGGCATGACCCACGATTCCGCAGCAATCATCGAGACCCAGGTCAAGACATACAGGGAGGGTAAGAACGATGATGCCCTCGACAAGGCTAAGGATATAGCCATCCGCTTCAGGTCCTCGCTCAGGCACGGCGATATCGACGACTGCGGCCGTCTCCTCGGTGAGTCGTGGGAGTACAAGAAAAGGTTCTCCAACAAGATCTCCAATCCGGAGATCGACGACCTCTACAACGCCGCCGTCAAGGCGGGAGCCATCGGAGGGAAGGTCTCCGGCGCCGGAGGCGGGGGATTCATGTACTTCATCTGCGGCTACGACAAGAAGCCGGCGGTGACCAAGGCCCTCGCGGCTGCCGGAGCGACAATCTCCAACTTCATGTTCGAGCCAAACGGGGTCACGTCCTGGAGAAGCAATTATGACTGA
- a CDS encoding RNA methyltransferase, TrmH family, group 1 translates to MPDIRVVVVGPKFEGNVGAIARCCANFGVTELYLVNPCEIGETAMNRSKHGDYILQNAVICTTFEEAVKDCFLVVGTSGTVTKGDKNYTRIPVPIREFAEGCRGYSEKIALVFGREDIGLFQTELNRCDVLVTIPAHDDYPVMNLSHSVGVVLYEMFQAVNVPKHCDPADGAEKELMFQFFGDLLAAIGYPEPRREATSVMFRRMMGRAIPTKYEFHTIMGVFGDAAKLIEKSGVKWG, encoded by the coding sequence ATGCCTGACATCCGTGTGGTCGTTGTTGGTCCGAAATTCGAAGGAAACGTTGGAGCGATAGCCCGCTGCTGCGCCAACTTCGGAGTCACCGAACTCTATCTTGTGAACCCCTGTGAAATCGGCGAGACCGCCATGAACAGGTCGAAGCACGGAGACTACATCCTCCAGAACGCGGTCATCTGCACCACCTTCGAGGAGGCCGTAAAGGACTGCTTCCTCGTTGTCGGAACATCCGGCACTGTCACCAAGGGGGACAAGAACTACACCCGCATCCCCGTCCCCATCAGGGAGTTCGCTGAAGGATGCAGGGGCTACAGCGAGAAGATCGCCCTGGTCTTCGGAAGGGAGGACATCGGACTCTTCCAGACCGAGCTCAACAGGTGCGACGTTCTCGTGACCATCCCCGCACACGATGATTACCCCGTCATGAACCTCTCCCATTCGGTCGGAGTGGTGCTCTACGAGATGTTCCAGGCCGTGAACGTCCCCAAGCACTGCGACCCTGCCGACGGCGCGGAGAAGGAGCTCATGTTCCAATTCTTCGGAGACCTTCTCGCAGCCATCGGATACCCGGAGCCCAGGAGGGAGGCCACATCCGTCATGTTCAGGCGCATGATGGGACGTGCCATCCCCACCAAATACGAGTTCCACACCATCATGGGCGTCTTCGGCGATGCCGCGAAGCTCATTGAGAAGAGCGGCGTGAAATGGGGATGA
- a CDS encoding putative Fe-S oxidoreductase: MTNVARTPKVVVIDGYIDDPAALGVPPYISPMIRAVAGAARDAGADVQYISVDMIRRGCAIPDADVSVVLSGNTVPGKYLRSMPMSGRELRELVPRLEGWKMVGGSAAFSPDSEGFDFRVKRDLAAALYDGLTGKEVGERLRDLDEWNRWMLLGADIVSSHQDFPNPLMVEIESYRGCHRWKSGGCSFCIEPSKGKVLMRSPEDILAEARRLKELGVRNVRIGGQTCIVSYGATDLESGCPRPNPGAVEELFEGLKELGFDNLCVDNANPSVIAAYPEESSRIIETLARCCSSGNVLAMGLESADPAVQKANNLNSSAEQVLEAVRLVNRIGGERGETGLPRILPGLNIICGLDGETAATYDMDLDLLRRIRDEGLMVRRINIRQVIASRRPFDVKVSEKRFKKFKETVREEIDRPMLERTVPAGTVLRGVYAEIHDGNITFGRQPGSYPLLVGIPYQVELDRSYDVIVTGWGYRSVTGLTHPFDINTMPMSALSALPGIGRKRAATLAVKRPFRDYDDLSRAIDDPSVIEGLRGLLTF, translated from the coding sequence ATGACAAACGTAGCCCGCACTCCGAAAGTCGTAGTCATCGACGGGTACATCGACGACCCCGCGGCTTTGGGCGTCCCGCCTTACATCTCCCCTATGATCAGGGCAGTCGCGGGCGCGGCCAGGGATGCGGGAGCGGATGTCCAGTACATCTCCGTGGACATGATCCGCAGGGGATGTGCCATCCCCGATGCGGATGTCTCCGTGGTCCTCTCCGGGAACACCGTTCCCGGGAAGTATCTCCGCTCCATGCCCATGTCCGGCAGGGAGCTCAGGGAACTCGTCCCCAGGCTGGAAGGATGGAAGATGGTCGGGGGATCCGCAGCGTTCTCCCCGGATTCCGAGGGATTCGATTTCCGCGTAAAGAGGGACCTCGCTGCCGCCCTCTACGACGGCCTCACGGGGAAGGAGGTCGGGGAGAGACTCAGAGACCTTGACGAATGGAACAGATGGATGCTCCTCGGGGCTGACATCGTCTCCTCCCATCAGGATTTCCCCAACCCCCTCATGGTGGAGATCGAATCGTACCGCGGATGCCACAGGTGGAAGTCCGGAGGATGCTCGTTCTGCATCGAACCCTCCAAGGGGAAGGTCCTGATGAGGTCCCCGGAGGACATCCTCGCAGAGGCCAGGAGACTTAAGGAACTCGGGGTGCGCAACGTGAGGATCGGGGGACAGACCTGCATCGTGTCCTACGGTGCGACCGATCTCGAATCCGGGTGCCCCCGTCCCAACCCCGGGGCAGTGGAGGAACTGTTCGAAGGACTGAAGGAACTGGGATTCGACAATCTGTGCGTCGACAACGCCAATCCATCCGTCATCGCCGCCTATCCAGAGGAATCCTCGCGCATCATCGAGACCCTGGCACGTTGCTGTTCCTCCGGCAACGTCCTCGCCATGGGATTGGAGTCGGCAGACCCAGCGGTGCAGAAAGCAAACAATCTCAACAGCTCCGCGGAACAGGTCCTGGAGGCCGTCCGTCTCGTGAACCGCATCGGTGGGGAGAGAGGGGAAACGGGACTTCCCAGGATCCTCCCCGGGCTGAACATCATCTGCGGGCTCGACGGCGAGACCGCTGCCACCTACGACATGGACCTCGACCTCCTCAGGAGGATAAGGGACGAGGGTCTGATGGTCAGGCGCATTAACATCCGCCAGGTAATCGCATCAAGGCGCCCGTTCGACGTCAAGGTGAGCGAGAAGAGGTTCAAGAAATTCAAGGAGACCGTCCGCGAGGAGATCGACCGCCCCATGCTCGAGAGGACCGTTCCGGCGGGAACCGTCCTCAGGGGAGTCTACGCGGAGATCCATGATGGAAACATCACGTTCGGGAGACAGCCGGGATCGTACCCCCTCCTCGTGGGGATCCCGTACCAGGTCGAACTGGACAGGAGCTATGACGTCATCGTCACCGGGTGGGGATACCGTTCGGTCACCGGCCTCACCCATCCCTTCGACATCAACACCATGCCTATGTCAGCCCTATCCGCGCTTCCCGGTATCGGCAGGAAGAGGGCAGCAACCCTCGCGGTGAAACGCCCATTCAGAGACTACGACGACTTATCCCGCGCCATCGACGACCCTTCCGTCATTGAGGGACTGAGGGGACTCCTGACTTTCTGA
- a CDS encoding putative nucleotide kinase (CMP and AMP kinases -like protein), producing MPLIAITGTPGTGKTSVSGELRDRGYEVVDANEHLRKHGLLGEKDEARDTYNVDMEAFNSSLEEYRRKDGLVFIDSHLAHQCDCSRIIVLRCEPHELAGRLRKRGYSEAKVRENVQAEVLDVILCEAMDTDIPVNEINCTGGTPFEAVDLILRILTVDPELCPPGNTDWSGEMEEWF from the coding sequence ATGCCGCTCATCGCCATCACCGGGACCCCGGGAACGGGGAAGACGTCCGTGTCCGGGGAACTCAGGGACAGGGGATACGAGGTGGTGGACGCCAACGAGCACCTGAGGAAACACGGGCTCCTCGGCGAGAAGGACGAGGCCCGTGACACGTACAACGTCGACATGGAGGCGTTCAACTCTTCCCTGGAGGAGTATCGGAGAAAGGACGGATTGGTGTTCATAGATTCCCATCTGGCACACCAGTGCGACTGTTCCCGCATCATCGTCCTGAGGTGCGAGCCCCACGAGCTCGCCGGCAGGCTCAGGAAGAGGGGATACTCCGAGGCCAAGGTCAGGGAGAATGTGCAGGCGGAGGTACTGGACGTAATCCTCTGCGAGGCCATGGATACCGACATCCCCGTCAACGAGATCAACTGCACGGGGGGCACCCCCTTCGAGGCGGTGGATTTAATACTGCGCATACTTACAGTAGACCCGGAACTTTGCCCGCCGGGAAACACAGACTGGTCCGGGGAGATGGAAGAATGGTTCTAG
- a CDS encoding Nucleoside-diphosphate-sugar pyrophosphorylase involved in lipopolysaccharide biosynthesis/translation initiation factor 2B, gamma/epsilon subunits (eIF-2Bgamma/eIF-2Bepsilon), with protein sequence MSPEVRQAVIMVGGLGTRLLPLTETRPKPAMPVLDRPFLKYLIDSIARAGIEEVILACGYKSDILAKEIGDGSDMGVRILYSDEDTPLGTGGAIKSLEDRLDDVFVAANGDTLTSVDVGAQIEEHFSSGAMVTVSLSEVEDPSSSGVAVIDSEGRITAFQEKPKREEALSHLVNSGLYVVDKRVLRYIPEKSFYDFSKELFPLLLEKGERMQGHMARGIWIDIGKPLDLIRMNLTMAERLYPGQDWSGRVTESDVKGTFYIGEGSEFSHSASSDSVVSEGCTIKESKLSGSFIMKGSCIEGATVVRSIVGEGCIIKNGSVVTDSVLRDGTVLEAGSVTVGRMG encoded by the coding sequence ATGTCGCCCGAAGTGAGGCAGGCCGTCATCATGGTCGGAGGCCTCGGAACACGTCTTCTCCCGCTCACGGAGACCCGCCCCAAGCCCGCGATGCCGGTCCTGGACAGGCCGTTCCTGAAGTATCTCATCGATTCCATAGCGAGAGCAGGTATCGAGGAGGTGATCCTGGCATGCGGGTACAAGTCGGACATCCTCGCGAAGGAGATCGGGGACGGTTCCGACATGGGTGTCAGGATCCTCTACTCAGACGAGGACACTCCGCTTGGGACAGGAGGGGCGATCAAGAGCCTGGAAGACAGGCTGGACGACGTCTTCGTTGCCGCCAACGGCGACACCCTGACCTCCGTGGATGTGGGTGCGCAGATTGAGGAGCATTTCTCGTCGGGGGCGATGGTCACGGTCTCGCTCTCCGAGGTGGAGGATCCCTCATCCTCGGGTGTTGCCGTCATCGATTCCGAGGGAAGGATCACCGCGTTCCAGGAGAAACCGAAGAGGGAGGAGGCGCTCTCCCATTTGGTGAACTCCGGCCTGTATGTGGTTGACAAGAGGGTCCTTAGGTACATCCCGGAGAAATCGTTCTATGACTTCTCCAAGGAACTGTTCCCACTCCTTCTGGAGAAGGGGGAGAGGATGCAGGGCCACATGGCCAGGGGGATATGGATCGATATCGGCAAGCCCCTGGACCTGATACGTATGAACCTCACCATGGCCGAGAGGCTGTATCCCGGTCAGGACTGGTCGGGCCGTGTGACGGAGTCCGATGTGAAGGGGACTTTCTACATCGGCGAAGGGTCCGAATTCTCCCATTCCGCATCATCCGATTCGGTTGTTTCCGAAGGATGTACAATAAAAGAATCCAAACTATCTGGCTCTTTTATCATGAAAGGGTCGTGCATCGAGGGTGCGACCGTCGTCCGCTCCATCGTCGGAGAGGGATGTATTATTAAGAATGGAAGTGTTGTTACCGACTCTGTATTGAGGGACGGCACCGTCTTGGAGGCGGGTTCCGTCACCGTAGGAAGGATGGGATAA
- a CDS encoding Malic enzyme, whose translation MGLFSDIGKSIDKGVKDVDDKLSGNDKKKDDKAELTVEQRLKLAEKPSRDAMIMHKYYGGKIETVPKACIRNFDDFSIWYSPGVAAPCKDIAANPDMVYEHTWKWNTVAVVSDGTRVLGLGDIGPEAAMPVMEGKSMLFKYLGGVDCVPICLDTKDPDKIIETVRLIAPSFGGINLEDISNPKCFDILDELRRDCKIPVWHDDQQGTATVEVAGAMNAMKFVGKRFDDANVTIVGAGAASLAIARLLLSTGFKPDHLCMCDSKGILNGERDDLDDSHRLKREIAQKTNGAGKKGGMKEAIKGADLLIAASKPGPGTIPGEYLDGMADDAVVFATANPVPEIWPWEAKEHGVKIFATGRSDFPNQVNNSMGFPAIFRGVLDVRAKTITDEMCIAAATELARYAEEKGITEDYIIPNMSEEDVFEREAAAVAVKACEQGVARLKTTFQEEHDRAHEIIKRSRSITRDMMSTGYIRKYVEPSE comes from the coding sequence ATGGGATTATTCTCTGACATTGGAAAGAGCATCGACAAGGGCGTTAAGGATGTCGACGACAAGCTGTCCGGCAACGACAAGAAGAAGGACGACAAGGCGGAGCTGACCGTCGAGCAGAGGCTCAAGCTCGCCGAGAAACCCAGCCGCGACGCCATGATCATGCACAAGTACTACGGCGGAAAGATCGAGACCGTCCCGAAGGCCTGCATCAGGAACTTCGATGACTTCTCCATCTGGTACTCCCCAGGGGTCGCCGCTCCCTGCAAGGACATCGCCGCCAACCCCGACATGGTCTACGAGCACACCTGGAAGTGGAACACCGTCGCGGTCGTGTCCGACGGTACCCGCGTCCTCGGACTCGGAGACATCGGACCCGAGGCCGCCATGCCCGTCATGGAGGGAAAGTCCATGCTCTTCAAGTACCTCGGAGGAGTGGACTGCGTCCCCATCTGCCTCGACACCAAGGACCCCGACAAGATCATCGAGACCGTGAGGCTCATCGCCCCCTCCTTCGGAGGAATCAACCTCGAGGACATATCGAACCCCAAGTGTTTCGACATCCTCGACGAGCTCAGGAGGGACTGCAAGATCCCCGTCTGGCACGACGACCAGCAGGGAACCGCGACCGTCGAGGTTGCCGGTGCCATGAACGCCATGAAGTTCGTCGGCAAGAGGTTCGACGACGCCAACGTCACCATCGTCGGAGCCGGAGCGGCATCCCTCGCCATCGCCAGGCTCCTGCTGTCCACCGGATTCAAGCCCGACCACCTCTGCATGTGCGACTCCAAGGGAATCCTCAACGGGGAGAGGGACGACCTCGATGACAGCCACAGGCTGAAGAGGGAGATCGCCCAGAAGACCAACGGAGCCGGGAAGAAGGGAGGAATGAAGGAGGCGATCAAGGGAGCCGACCTGCTCATCGCCGCCTCCAAGCCCGGACCCGGAACCATCCCCGGAGAGTACCTCGACGGAATGGCCGACGATGCCGTTGTATTCGCCACCGCCAACCCCGTTCCCGAGATCTGGCCCTGGGAGGCCAAGGAGCACGGGGTCAAGATCTTCGCAACCGGAAGGTCCGACTTCCCCAACCAGGTCAACAACTCCATGGGATTCCCCGCGATCTTCCGCGGTGTGCTCGACGTGAGGGCCAAGACCATCACCGACGAGATGTGCATCGCGGCCGCTACCGAGCTCGCCCGCTACGCCGAGGAGAAGGGAATCACCGAGGACTACATCATCCCCAACATGTCTGAGGAGGACGTGTTCGAGAGGGAGGCCGCCGCAGTCGCCGTCAAGGCATGCGAGCAGGGCGTCGCCCGCCTGAAGACCACCTTCCAGGAGGAGCACGACAGGGCCCACGAGATCATCAAGAGGAGCCGTAGCATCACCCGCGACATGATGTCCACCGGCTACATCAGGAAGTACGTCGAGCCTTCCGAGTGA
- a CDS encoding Translation elongation factor EF-1beta, producing MGQIVSQYDLLPESTEIDLNTVIAAIPGVLPEGVKLLETKILPLAFGLMKVNAGFLIDEVSDHIGSDLEAALVSIAGIENVECVSTTNY from the coding sequence ATGGGACAGATCGTTTCCCAGTACGACCTCCTGCCCGAGAGCACCGAGATCGACCTGAACACTGTCATCGCAGCCATCCCCGGCGTTCTGCCCGAGGGAGTCAAGCTCCTCGAGACCAAGATCCTCCCCCTTGCCTTCGGACTCATGAAGGTCAACGCGGGATTCCTCATCGACGAGGTCAGCGACCACATCGGATCCGACCTCGAGGCCGCTCTCGTTTCCATCGCGGGAATTGAGAACGTCGAGTGCGTCTCCACCACCAACTACTGA
- a CDS encoding Sugar kinase, ribokinase family — protein sequence MKPFLTVYGHVTIDQIVSIGKFPGINETVDVLTKKTTLGGTGSNIAMVAAKLGVPTSLSSFVGPDFPDRFRRDLEGSGLIMDEFVTVDDYETSQATVINTPELQQKCIFYQGPLGFATKIGKDLLNNASRSERVHFCTGEPDYYLHLMEELRGKTDVALDPSQETYRLWPKERLEKGLPLASALFCNEYEAKVIEERLNLKSVLDIDLPLVVRTDGERGSQAKIGGKIESIPCVKADNVVDPTGCGDSYRAGFYSGLFHGYSVKDSLILASSTSSFVIEKTGALTNIPTWEMVEERAKPYMK from the coding sequence ATGAAGCCGTTCCTCACAGTTTACGGACACGTGACCATCGACCAGATCGTATCAATCGGGAAATTCCCGGGCATCAACGAGACCGTCGACGTCCTGACAAAGAAGACCACCCTCGGCGGCACCGGATCCAACATCGCGATGGTGGCCGCCAAGCTCGGAGTCCCCACCTCCCTTTCCTCATTCGTCGGACCCGATTTCCCCGACAGGTTCAGGAGGGACCTGGAAGGCTCCGGCCTGATCATGGACGAGTTCGTCACGGTAGACGATTACGAGACATCCCAGGCCACCGTCATCAACACCCCCGAACTGCAGCAGAAGTGCATCTTCTACCAGGGGCCTCTGGGATTCGCGACCAAGATCGGGAAGGACCTCCTGAACAACGCATCCCGGTCCGAGAGGGTGCACTTCTGCACCGGAGAGCCCGATTACTATCTCCACCTCATGGAGGAACTCAGGGGAAAGACTGACGTCGCCCTCGACCCCTCCCAGGAGACCTACCGCCTCTGGCCCAAGGAGCGCCTGGAGAAGGGCCTTCCCCTGGCCTCCGCGCTGTTCTGCAACGAGTACGAGGCCAAGGTCATAGAGGAGAGGCTGAACCTGAAGAGCGTCCTCGACATCGACCTCCCCCTGGTCGTCCGTACCGACGGGGAGAGGGGAAGCCAGGCGAAGATCGGCGGGAAGATCGAGAGCATCCCCTGCGTGAAGGCGGACAATGTTGTGGATCCGACCGGATGCGGCGACTCCTACCGCGCGGGATTCTACTCCGGACTCTTCCACGGATACTCGGTGAAGGATTCCCTCATACTCGCATCCTCGACATCGTCGTTCGTCATCGAGAAGACCGGTGCCCTGACCAACATCCCCACATGGGAGATGGTCGAGGAGCGCGCCAAGCCGTACATGAAGTGA
- a CDS encoding Eukaryotic-type DNA primase, large subunit has translation MTYEQIVAVFAQSPDFDESVSEYQIKHITGELNGTEGYTPPECGTMKTNGICFNPDSLCEHIKHPLNYYRVKSGHGLGPRDQS, from the coding sequence ATGACCTACGAGCAGATTGTGGCGGTCTTCGCCCAGTCCCCCGACTTCGACGAGTCCGTCTCGGAGTATCAGATCAAGCACATAACCGGGGAGCTGAACGGCACCGAGGGGTACACCCCTCCCGAGTGCGGGACCATGAAGACCAACGGAATATGCTTCAATCCCGACAGTCTCTGCGAGCACATCAAGCATCCGCTGAACTACTACAGGGTGAAAAGCGGACACGGTCTCGGGCCCAGGGATCAGTCCTGA
- a CDS encoding Eukaryotic-type DNA primase, large subunit produces the protein MDSLRAARYPFLRDAAEFASQNSGGIEELLSSQSYAAARERGMQRVLGAISGHEVPDVVLNGAAQDYNRLMEVLSYPYARIIVSCINDRLLTKRYALAEAERMNMLLGKDKEAIPMISAELEINASPNQDGTVNMHFADFLRFSYVMRAVEWKLINMDLRDGYVRLEKEKFTRLLQNAYRSRIEAELPLNVPDSFRKIVSQDVSKVQLALNEMKNRLSPTGGEGVKDEYLPPCIKAIISMAAAG, from the coding sequence ATGGACAGCCTCCGCGCAGCTAGGTACCCTTTCCTCAGGGATGCGGCGGAGTTCGCATCCCAGAACTCCGGCGGCATCGAGGAACTTCTATCCTCCCAGAGCTACGCTGCCGCGAGGGAGAGGGGGATGCAGAGGGTGCTCGGTGCCATAAGCGGCCACGAAGTCCCCGATGTGGTCCTCAACGGGGCCGCCCAGGACTACAATCGCCTGATGGAGGTACTCTCCTACCCTTACGCCAGAATCATCGTGTCCTGCATCAACGACCGCCTCCTCACCAAGAGGTACGCCCTTGCCGAGGCGGAGCGTATGAACATGCTCCTGGGCAAGGACAAAGAGGCCATCCCGATGATCTCCGCGGAGCTGGAGATCAACGCCTCTCCGAACCAGGACGGCACCGTGAACATGCACTTCGCGGACTTCCTGCGCTTCTCGTACGTCATGAGGGCCGTCGAATGGAAGCTCATCAACATGGACCTCCGCGACGGATATGTCAGGCTGGAGAAGGAAAAGTTCACCAGGCTTCTGCAGAACGCCTACCGCTCGCGCATCGAGGCGGAACTTCCGCTGAATGTGCCAGACAGCTTCAGGAAGATCGTTTCCCAGGACGTCTCCAAGGTCCAGCTCGCTCTCAACGAGATGAAGAACAGGCTCAGCCCCACGGGCGGGGAGGGGGTCAAGGACGAGTACCTGCCGCCCTGCATCAAGGCCATCATATCGATGGCGGCAGCCGGCTAG
- a CDS encoding Cell division GTPase — translation MHSAIVIGCGGPGCNIVSRVRDSTDLPTMTVNWTDADVEILPPEMAENEVHGNAELAAKCLEAKRNEILLNIDGYSEIILVTALGGGLGSAAVEFISKCARLADSKLIAAIVIPFKFEDERRAHTLRDAFGMEELADRILLMDNQRFIETGGTEYVANDALGAVEDMLKDAVVELARLLDTVPFFSTLTQKSYSFSHDDAGSLEESVMSAADHPMFDVDPGNGKLIICCDAAISDIEAERVCSNVTDHTGIRPEIISGTEPKGHGVTVFIPISRRSSQ, via the coding sequence ATGCATTCGGCCATCGTCATCGGATGCGGAGGACCGGGATGCAACATCGTATCCCGTGTTCGCGATTCCACCGACCTGCCCACCATGACCGTCAACTGGACCGATGCGGATGTGGAGATCCTGCCGCCAGAGATGGCGGAGAACGAGGTCCACGGCAATGCGGAACTCGCCGCGAAGTGTCTGGAAGCGAAACGCAACGAGATCCTCCTGAACATCGACGGATATTCCGAGATAATCCTGGTCACTGCGCTCGGCGGAGGGCTCGGATCCGCTGCGGTCGAGTTCATCTCGAAATGTGCCAGACTCGCCGATTCCAAGCTTATAGCGGCAATCGTCATCCCCTTCAAGTTCGAGGATGAGAGGCGTGCCCACACCCTTCGGGACGCATTCGGCATGGAGGAGCTGGCAGACCGCATCCTGCTGATGGACAATCAGCGCTTCATCGAGACCGGGGGCACGGAGTATGTTGCAAACGACGCCCTCGGGGCAGTGGAGGACATGCTCAAGGATGCCGTTGTGGAGCTCGCAAGGCTCCTGGATACCGTGCCGTTCTTCAGCACCCTGACGCAGAAATCCTACTCATTCTCCCACGATGACGCCGGTTCCCTGGAGGAATCCGTTATGTCCGCGGCAGATCACCCGATGTTCGACGTGGATCCCGGGAACGGGAAGCTGATCATCTGCTGCGACGCGGCAATCTCCGATATTGAAGCGGAGAGGGTATGCTCAAACGTCACCGACCACACGGGGATCCGTCCGGAGATAATCAGCGGAACGGAGCCCAAGGGTCACGGCGTGACGGTCTTCATCCCCATTTCACGCCGCTCTTCTCAATGA
- a CDS encoding Phosphatidylglycerophosphate synthase encodes MVLDKHRKEADFTIAPVARRLINVNPNVISWLGLIVAFLSGVALYFSFDHHWMLILASGLVILSGYFDALDGKIAKLANKCSVKGDFLDHVFDRYADMFMIAAIALSGWCDDIIGIFAIIGVLLTSYMGTQAQAIGAKRLYDGLLGRADRVVLCFLFPLIQYLACYLDYGWIDPDNLAISWLAVMMIWFAVVGNLTAIQRVIITWRNLGEAEKEEEKKDQD; translated from the coding sequence ATGGTTCTAGACAAGCACAGAAAGGAAGCGGATTTCACCATCGCGCCCGTCGCGAGGAGACTCATCAACGTCAATCCCAACGTCATCTCCTGGCTGGGGCTCATCGTCGCATTCCTCAGCGGTGTCGCGCTGTACTTCAGCTTCGACCACCACTGGATGCTGATCCTCGCTTCCGGTCTCGTCATCCTCTCCGGATACTTCGACGCTCTCGACGGGAAGATCGCGAAGCTCGCCAATAAGTGCTCCGTCAAGGGAGACTTCCTCGACCATGTCTTCGACCGTTATGCGGACATGTTCATGATCGCGGCCATCGCCCTCAGCGGTTGGTGCGATGACATCATCGGGATCTTCGCGATCATCGGTGTCCTTCTCACCTCCTATATGGGGACCCAGGCCCAGGCCATCGGCGCCAAGAGGCTGTACGACGGTCTGCTCGGAAGGGCCGACAGGGTCGTCCTCTGCTTCCTGTTCCCTCTCATCCAGTACCTGGCATGCTACCTCGACTACGGATGGATTGACCCCGACAACCTGGCAATCAGCTGGCTCGCGGTCATGATGATCTGGTTCGCCGTCGTCGGCAACCTCACCGCCATCCAGAGGGTCATCATCACCTGGAGGAACCTGGGAGAGGCCGAGAAGGAAGAGGAGAAGAAGGATCAGGACTGA